In the genome of Microcoleus vaginatus PCC 9802, the window CATTTTAATAAATCTGAAATTAAAGCTTCTCTGTCAAGTGTCGGCATTCAATATGTTTTTTTAGGCAAAGAGTTGGGCGCGAGACCGGAGGATTTAAGCTGTTACGATTCTAGCGGTAAAGCTTTATACGATCGCATAGCAGCCACTCCTCTATTTTCCGCAGGAATTGAGCGCTTGCTAAAAGGCGCATCCAATTATAAAATCAGTTTAATGTGTGCGGAAAAAGACCCACTTACTTGTCACCGGACTATTTTAGTGTGCCACAAACTTAAAGAATTTAATTTCCCGATTAATCATATTCTGTCAGATGGCAATTTAGAATCGCACCAGCATTTAGAAGAAAGACTTTTGAGCAAGTTTAACAAAGGCAAAAAAAATAATCAGCCAATCCAGCTAAGCTTG includes:
- a CDS encoding DUF488 domain-containing protein — encoded protein: MEARELFTIGHSNLSIEAFVLLLQQHGITAVADVRSHPFSRYLPHFNKSEIKASLSSVGIQYVFLGKELGARPEDLSCYDSSGKALYDRIAATPLFSAGIERLLKGASNYKISLMCAEKDPLTCHRTILVCHKLKEFNFPINHILSDGNLESHQHLEERLLSKFNKGKKNNQPIQLSLFELEPQVKEETVDLAAAFHRHGLEIAYVSKESN